Part of the Leifsonia soli genome is shown below.
ACGGGCCGGCGCCCGACGGCGGCAGGACCATCGTGTCGTGGACGCACCCGACGACCGGCAGCGCCGAGAAGTGCGCGCCGTCGCGATCGGCCGACCCCTACGTGTGGATCGAAGGGCTGCAGGGGCTGCTGAAGCAGGGCTACGCGGTGGTGTCGACCGACTACACCGGGATGGGTGTCCCCGGCCCGAACTCGTACCTCGTCGGCGCCACCGAGGGGCGCAACGTGCTGGACGCGGCCCGCGCCGCCCGCGACTTCCTCGGGTCGGCCGCCAGCGGCCGCGTCCTGTTGTGGGGGCACTCGCAGGGCGGGCAGGCGGCCCTGTTCGCCGCGCAGTCGTGGGAGGAGTACGCGCCGGAGCTCGACCTGAGGGCGGTCGCCGTCGCCGCTCCGGCGACGGACCTGGCGTCGCTGATGCGCGCCGACATCGGCGACGTCTCCGGGGTCAGCATCGCGTCTTACGCCTTCGACGCCTACGCGGACGTGTACGGAGCGCCGCTCGACTCCATCCTCACTCCCGCCGCCGTCGCCGCGCTGCCGACGATGGCGGGATTCTGCCTGCTCACCCAGAACCGGGCACTGCACGACGTCGCGCAGCCTCTCGTCGGCCGGTTCCTGGCGGGCGATCCCGAGACGACGGAGCCGTGGGCCGGCCTGCTCGCGGCGAACACACCGGGCGCAGCCGCGATCCCCGTCCCCCTGTTCGTGGCGCAGGGGCTCAGCGACAAGCTGGTGCGGCCGGCGTCGACGGCGTCATTCGTGGCCGGCGAGAAGCAGCGCGGTACGGACGTCGTCTACGACGCCATCCCGGGCGCGACGCACGGAACGGTGGCGAACACCGCCCTGCCCGCGGTGCTGCGGTTCTTCGGCAGCCACGACGGCGCTGCCGAGTGAACGTTTCTATAATCGAACACGTGCCTCCCGCCGATGACGCTCCGCAGACCCCGCCCCTGCAGACGCTCTCGCGCGGCATCCGGACGCTGGAGCTGCTCGCCGACGCGGGCGAGCCCCTCAGCATCCCGGTGATCGCGGCGCGGCTG
Proteins encoded:
- a CDS encoding alpha/beta fold hydrolase; its protein translation is MRRQGSGWRTAVGGVLAAVLAVTALGGCSQEVRGEEDLAARPYTGAFYDDPPAAPGTPGEIVRSELAAGGPFGATAWRILFRSTDLSDRPVLNSGMLLEPDGPAPDGGRTIVSWTHPTTGSAEKCAPSRSADPYVWIEGLQGLLKQGYAVVSTDYTGMGVPGPNSYLVGATEGRNVLDAARAARDFLGSAASGRVLLWGHSQGGQAALFAAQSWEEYAPELDLRAVAVAAPATDLASLMRADIGDVSGVSIASYAFDAYADVYGAPLDSILTPAAVAALPTMAGFCLLTQNRALHDVAQPLVGRFLAGDPETTEPWAGLLAANTPGAAAIPVPLFVAQGLSDKLVRPASTASFVAGEKQRGTDVVYDAIPGATHGTVANTALPAVLRFFGSHDGAAE